TAGTATAATGTTTATGATTTTCCACCGGAATAGAATCTTTTGAGATATTCCTACATTTATTGCATTCGTAGATTTTATACTGAAATACACCTAGGCTTTGTTCAAATTTTTCCTCTTCCGATAGTAATTTATAAATATCCGTTCTATCAGTAATCTCATCAGATTTGGAGCGACACTTAGAGCAAATTATCGGTGAGTGTGCTAAACTTTCATCCCATTTTATAAACATTTTATCCGTAAAAAAAGCAGTGATTCCAGTAAATAGAATCCCCGGGACGACTATAAAAAAAACTAAATTCTCCGATCCGAAAAAAGAATACAGTAAACCTGCCATACCAATGGTGCAAAGAATTACCATTGACCCATGAACTAAAACAGACCAATTTAAATAAGTTTCCCTTCTTTGTGAGGAAAGTTTATACTTTGTTTTCCAATAACTTGATGTTGTGTAGAGTAAAAAACGAAACAAGAATGCCAGAAAAATTCCACTCATGAGTAGGTATATAGAACGTATCCGCCAAGTATTTTTAATTTCATATTCGGAATCTAAAAATGGACTGACATCTTCGGGGATAATGTCTACAATTGCTTTTTCCGGTACAGGCAATTTTGAGGTAAATGAATCTAATACTTTAATTGGTGATTCTTTTGGAGTCAAGAGGATACGACTCATTGTTCGCAGAAGATTTTCATGGCCTGTAGAAAATGCACCAGTTTTAAAATAGGGAATTGTTTTTTCTTCTAAAAGTCTTTTGCAAACAACATCTGTTAAAATTCCTTCTAGACCATATCCAACTTCGATTTCGATTCTCCTTTGGTCGAGAACATGAAGAATTAATACACCATTGTCTTTTCCGAGTTTTCCGATTCCCCATGTCTGAAATATTTCTGTAGCAAGATTTTTAGGATCTAAATTTCCAATACTAGGAAGAATTACGAGGGCGATTTCATTGGTTGTATCTTTTTCTAATTTTTCTAGAATTTGGTTCAGAGACTCTTTGGCTCCTGCGGTCTCTAAAATCTTAGATTGATCAAGAATCCAAGTGC
This sequence is a window from Leptospiraceae bacterium. Protein-coding genes within it:
- a CDS encoding TPM domain-containing protein codes for the protein MPFLTRFTKIFFLIIISFQINIVAQESTLEYARSLPNPRSQNSTWILDQSKILETAGAKESLNQILEKLEKDTTNEIALVILPSIGNLDPKNLATEIFQTWGIGKLGKDNGVLILHVLDQRRIEIEVGYGLEGILTDVVCKRLLEEKTIPYFKTGAFSTGHENLLRTMSRILLTPKESPIKVLDSFTSKLPVPEKAIVDIIPEDVSPFLDSEYEIKNTWRIRSIYLLMSGIFLAFLFRFLLYTTSSYWKTKYKLSSQRRETYLNWSVLVHGSMVILCTIGMAGLLYSFFGSENLVFFIVVPGILFTGITAFFTDKMFIKWDESLAHSPIICSKCRSKSDEITDRTDIYKLLSEEEKFEQSLGVFQYKIYECNKCRNISKDSIPVENHKHYTNCTNCSRRTAKSSYKVLVESTTQSGGVEEITVTCAYCKFTSVSKNVTSKIYQSTNSGNSSSSSATTAKPSSSSSSNSSSTSDKFGGGSSGGGGAGSSY